One Streptomyces mobaraensis NBRC 13819 = DSM 40847 DNA segment encodes these proteins:
- a CDS encoding 2,3-dihydro-2,3-dihydroxybenzoate dehydrogenase, giving the protein MVGEPVVEHTELSGRVALVTGAGQGIGEAVVRALVARGARVAALDAVPDGIGELAAEYGPERVTAHTADVSDAAAVEAVVEEVETSVGPLGILVNVAGVLHSSPVVALTDEMWDRTFAVNTTGVFVASRAVARRMAARGAGCVVTVGSNAAGVPRTGMAAYAASKAAATMFTKCLGLELGRSGVRCNVVSPGSTDTAMQRALWTDDEAPARVIDGDPGTYRVGIPLGRIAEPSDIADAVAFLVSDRARHITMHNLYVDGGATLRA; this is encoded by the coding sequence ATGGTGGGGGAACCCGTCGTGGAGCACACTGAACTCTCCGGCCGCGTCGCGCTGGTCACCGGCGCCGGACAGGGCATAGGCGAGGCCGTGGTCCGGGCCCTCGTCGCACGGGGAGCCCGGGTCGCGGCCCTCGACGCGGTGCCCGACGGCATCGGCGAACTGGCGGCGGAGTACGGGCCCGAGCGGGTCACCGCCCACACCGCCGACGTCTCGGACGCCGCCGCCGTCGAGGCCGTCGTCGAGGAGGTGGAGACGTCCGTCGGGCCGCTCGGCATCCTCGTCAACGTGGCCGGGGTCCTGCACTCCTCGCCCGTCGTCGCCCTCACCGACGAGATGTGGGACCGCACCTTCGCCGTCAACACCACCGGCGTCTTCGTCGCCTCCCGCGCCGTCGCCCGCCGGATGGCCGCGCGCGGCGCCGGCTGCGTGGTGACGGTCGGTTCCAACGCGGCGGGCGTGCCCCGGACCGGCATGGCCGCCTACGCGGCGTCCAAGGCGGCGGCGACCATGTTCACCAAATGCCTGGGCCTCGAACTCGGCCGCAGCGGCGTGCGCTGCAACGTCGTGTCCCCCGGTTCCACCGACACCGCCATGCAACGGGCGCTGTGGACGGACGACGAGGCGCCCGCCCGCGTCATCGACGGCGACCCCGGCACGTACCGCGTCGGCATCCCCCTCGGCCGGATCGCCGAACCCTCGGACATCGCCGACGCCGTCGCCTTCCTCGTCTCGGACCGGGCCCGGCACATCACCATGCACAACCTGTACGTGGACGGCGGCGCGACGCTGCGCGCCTGA
- a CDS encoding FAD-dependent oxidoreductase, producing MTSAEPELKAASAARPVHEETCDAVVIGAGMAGLTAATTLADESDVIVLEAADRAGGRVETVRKGDYWINVGTQFTEGTGPLIDALHHHGIEMGSLAGKSVALALNGRLVDTSDLFALMFRTRMSLTDRVGMAMVGARILAAVPFLTSESRIAKRVRARLDRRVASRILPELPQRYRNAFDDIRYGRYVIVGFFTAEEGPQPWDDLFGVSTPRLSFQAVFNHAAAIRKGGARKPGGAPACFAGGAVADDLFELSDEEIVDRFVADLMSVYPQLRGKLGEGIVRRHRRVVPFWAPGRRASLPTLREPLGPIHLAGDYQLDMPSLADAATSGENAAKAVLASLGS from the coding sequence ATGACGAGCGCGGAGCCCGAATTGAAGGCGGCGAGCGCGGCACGGCCCGTACATGAGGAAACCTGCGACGCCGTCGTCATCGGCGCGGGGATGGCCGGGCTGACGGCGGCGACGACGCTCGCCGACGAGAGCGACGTCATCGTGCTCGAGGCCGCGGACCGGGCGGGCGGACGCGTCGAGACGGTCCGGAAGGGCGACTACTGGATCAACGTCGGGACGCAGTTCACCGAGGGAACCGGGCCGTTGATCGACGCCCTCCACCACCACGGCATCGAGATGGGCTCGTTGGCCGGCAAGAGTGTCGCACTCGCTCTCAACGGGCGGTTGGTCGACACGTCCGACCTGTTCGCGCTCATGTTCCGCACGCGGATGAGCCTCACGGACCGGGTCGGCATGGCGATGGTCGGCGCCCGCATCCTCGCCGCCGTTCCGTTCCTCACGTCGGAGAGCCGCATCGCGAAGCGGGTCCGCGCCAGACTCGACAGGCGCGTCGCGTCGCGGATCCTTCCGGAACTCCCGCAGAGGTACCGCAACGCGTTCGATGACATCCGCTACGGCCGGTACGTCATCGTCGGCTTCTTCACCGCGGAGGAAGGGCCTCAGCCCTGGGACGATCTGTTCGGCGTCTCCACGCCGCGGCTCTCGTTCCAAGCGGTGTTCAACCACGCCGCCGCCATCCGGAAGGGTGGGGCACGGAAGCCCGGAGGTGCGCCGGCCTGTTTCGCCGGCGGCGCCGTGGCGGACGACTTGTTCGAGCTGTCCGACGAAGAGATCGTCGATCGGTTCGTCGCGGACCTGATGTCGGTCTACCCCCAGCTCCGAGGGAAGCTCGGGGAGGGGATCGTGCGGCGGCACCGCCGTGTGGTGCCGTTCTGGGCCCCCGGGAGGCGCGCCTCGCTGCCGACGCTGCGCGAGCCCCTCGGTCCGATCCACCTGGCCGGCGACTACCAGCTCGACATGCCTTCGCTCGCCGACGCGGCGACCTCGGGTGAGAACGCCGCCAAGGCGGTTCTCGCGAGCCTGGGGAGCTGA
- a CDS encoding TetR/AcrR family transcriptional regulator — MERRKAILDAAEALLAERGYEAATLKAIGERVGIPAASMYHYFADRYQVDAELLRRHLSELDGLIGAMLAEPRARTLREAVDILIDLLLDYLRRHRSCTELWFAGRHATLDDMVRAFDEAQAERLWHHLVEQRFVAADTPLLALLLAFETGTRLFDIAFRRSPAADDATIDEARRLVTAYLETYAMEGARRPTAGADG; from the coding sequence ATGGAGCGGAGGAAGGCCATCCTCGACGCCGCCGAAGCCCTGCTCGCCGAGAGGGGCTACGAGGCCGCCACGCTGAAGGCCATCGGCGAGCGGGTCGGCATCCCGGCCGCCTCGATGTACCACTACTTCGCCGACCGGTACCAGGTCGACGCCGAACTGCTGCGGCGACACCTGAGCGAGCTGGACGGGCTCATCGGCGCCATGCTGGCCGAACCAAGGGCGCGGACGCTGCGCGAGGCCGTCGACATCCTGATCGATCTGCTCCTCGACTACCTCCGTCGTCATCGCAGTTGCACCGAGCTGTGGTTCGCGGGCCGTCACGCCACGCTCGACGACATGGTGCGCGCCTTCGACGAGGCGCAGGCGGAACGGCTCTGGCACCACCTCGTCGAGCAGCGCTTCGTAGCGGCCGACACGCCCCTGCTCGCGCTGCTCCTCGCCTTCGAGACCGGCACCCGGCTCTTCGACATCGCGTTCCGGCGCTCGCCGGCCGCGGACGACGCCACGATCGACGAGGCGCGCCGTCTCGTCACCGCGTACCTGGAGACCTACGCCATGGAAGGGGCTCGCCGGCCGACGGCCGGCGCGGACGGCTGA
- a CDS encoding prolyl oligopeptidase family serine peptidase: MVPKPTAPCGTWPSPVDAALVAEHGGRPDFVGWVGDDLWWVAARPAEGGRRTLIRRRPGGGEAVALPAPWDVRTRVHEYGGRAWAGTVRAASGGGPLLVFAHGPDQRLYAWEPDGPDPSPRPLTPTSAVGGGLRWADPVLLTERGEVWCVLEEFTGPGPGDVRRLLAAVPLDGRAAGDRTAVRELTDDRHRFVTGPRLSPDGSRVAWLAWDHPRMPWDGTELRIARVDGGGGGGAGDGWIADGGGGGAGAGDGRIADVHGGADAPDSADAQPDGALARFTDVRTVLGGPEEAVAQVEWAPDGTLLAVTDRTGWWNLHRVDPETGRAVNLSPAKQEFAGPLWQLGQRWFVPLPGGPIAVLHGAGAQVLGVLDSETGAVADVAGPWTEWAPALDAHGTRVVGIAAGPAGGYEVVELDGRTGRARVVGAAHRDVVDPAYLPRPEVRTFTGPDGREVHARIHRPRHPERAVPDGELPPFVVRAHGGPTGRTPLALDLGVAYFTSRGIGVAVVDYGGSTGYGRAYRERLRERWGVVDVEDCATVAGALIAEGVADPARLAVQGGSAGGWTAAHSLAATDLYACGTMLFPFLDLMAEADDGTHDFESHYTESLIGPRDRVPERYRERSPLRRADRIKVPFLLLHGLDDPVCPPGQSEALARAARGRGVPHAFLAFEGEGHGFRRKETLVRALEAELSLYAQTFGFDAPGVPELELDR, from the coding sequence ATGGTGCCCAAGCCCACGGCGCCCTGCGGAACCTGGCCGTCCCCCGTGGACGCCGCCCTGGTGGCGGAGCACGGCGGCCGCCCCGATTTCGTGGGCTGGGTCGGCGACGACCTCTGGTGGGTCGCGGCCCGGCCGGCGGAGGGGGGCCGTCGGACGCTGATCCGGCGGCGTCCCGGCGGCGGGGAGGCCGTCGCGCTGCCCGCGCCGTGGGACGTCCGCACCCGGGTGCACGAGTACGGCGGGCGCGCCTGGGCCGGCACGGTCCGGGCGGCCTCCGGCGGCGGCCCGCTGCTGGTCTTCGCGCACGGCCCGGACCAGCGGCTGTACGCGTGGGAGCCGGACGGGCCCGACCCGTCGCCCCGGCCGCTCACCCCGACGTCCGCCGTCGGCGGCGGGCTGCGCTGGGCGGACCCGGTGCTCCTCACCGAACGGGGCGAAGTCTGGTGCGTACTGGAGGAGTTCACAGGCCCGGGGCCGGGCGACGTGCGGCGGCTGCTCGCCGCCGTTCCGCTCGACGGCCGCGCCGCCGGCGACCGGACGGCCGTCCGCGAGCTGACGGACGACCGGCACCGCTTCGTGACCGGCCCGCGCCTCTCGCCGGACGGCAGCCGGGTGGCCTGGCTGGCCTGGGACCACCCCCGCATGCCCTGGGACGGCACCGAGCTGCGGATCGCGCGTGTCGACGGGGGAGGGGGCGGTGGCGCGGGCGACGGGTGGATCGCGGACGGTGGCGGCGGTGGCGCGGGCGCGGGCGACGGGCGGATCGCGGATGTCCATGGCGGTGCGGATGCTCCCGACAGCGCGGACGCCCAGCCGGACGGCGCCCTCGCCCGCTTCACGGACGTGCGGACGGTCCTGGGCGGCCCGGAGGAGGCCGTCGCCCAGGTGGAGTGGGCGCCCGACGGCACCCTGCTGGCCGTCACCGACCGCACGGGCTGGTGGAACCTGCACCGGGTCGACCCGGAGACCGGCCGGGCCGTCAACCTCAGCCCCGCGAAACAGGAGTTCGCGGGGCCGCTGTGGCAGCTGGGGCAGCGCTGGTTCGTCCCGCTGCCCGGCGGACCGATCGCCGTGCTGCACGGCGCCGGCGCCCAGGTGCTCGGCGTCCTCGACTCCGAGACCGGGGCCGTGGCCGACGTCGCCGGGCCGTGGACGGAGTGGGCGCCCGCGCTGGACGCGCACGGCACCCGCGTGGTCGGCATCGCCGCCGGGCCCGCCGGCGGCTACGAGGTCGTCGAGCTGGACGGGCGGACGGGCCGGGCCCGGGTGGTCGGCGCCGCGCACCGGGACGTCGTCGACCCGGCGTACCTCCCGCGCCCGGAGGTCCGTACCTTCACCGGGCCCGACGGCCGCGAGGTGCACGCCCGGATCCACCGGCCGCGCCACCCCGAACGGGCCGTCCCGGACGGCGAACTGCCCCCGTTCGTCGTCCGCGCGCACGGCGGCCCGACCGGCCGGACGCCCCTCGCGCTCGACCTGGGCGTCGCCTACTTCACCTCGCGCGGCATCGGTGTCGCCGTCGTCGACTACGGCGGCTCGACGGGGTACGGCCGCGCCTACCGGGAACGGCTTCGGGAGCGCTGGGGCGTCGTCGACGTCGAGGACTGCGCGACGGTCGCCGGGGCCCTGATCGCCGAGGGGGTCGCCGACCCGGCCCGGCTCGCGGTCCAGGGCGGCAGCGCGGGCGGCTGGACGGCCGCCCACTCCCTCGCCGCCACGGACCTGTACGCGTGCGGCACGATGCTCTTCCCGTTCCTTGACCTCATGGCGGAGGCCGACGACGGCACCCACGACTTCGAGTCCCACTACACGGAGAGCCTGATCGGCCCGCGCGACCGGGTGCCCGAGCGCTACCGCGAACGGTCGCCGCTCCGCCGGGCGGACCGCATCAAGGTGCCCTTCCTGCTCCTCCACGGCCTGGACGACCCGGTCTGCCCGCCCGGCCAGAGCGAGGCCCTGGCCCGGGCGGCGCGCGGTCGCGGGGTACCGCACGCCTTCCTCGCCTTCGAGGGGGAGGGGCACGGCTTCCGCCGGAAGGAGACGCTGGTACGGGCGCTGGAGGCGGAACTCTCCCTGTACGCCCAGACGTTCGGCTTCGACGCGCCGGGGGTGCCGGAGCTGGAACTCGACCGGTGA
- a CDS encoding M20/M25/M40 family metallo-hydrolase, protein MASGTAAGVDGDGGRVDARALDEVVRFTSELIRIDTTNRGGGDCRERPAAEYVAERLAEVGIEPFLLERKPGRTNVVARVPGADPVAGALLVHGHLDVVPAEPADWAEHPFSGEVRDGVVWGRGALDMKNTDAMVLAVVRAWARAGVMPPRDIVLAFTADEEDKGEAGAGFLADEHAALFEGCTEAIGESGAYTVHGAGGLRLYPVAAGERGSAWVELRARGTAGHGSKVNRENAVARLAAAVTRIAEYEWPVRLTPVVRAALRELAAAHGIDVDRDGPRPEEVEELLGKLGPAAKLVAATVRNSANPTMLSAGYKINVIPGTATAFVDGRTVPGGDEEFAATLDRLTGPDVDWTFFHRERALQAPVDAPVFARMRAALEHFDPDAYVVPFCMSGGTDAKQFSRLGVAGYGFSPLRLPPGFDYQGLFHGVDERVPVDALHFGVRVLDRFVMHEASPRSSHHPLPEEA, encoded by the coding sequence ATGGCTAGTGGCACGGCAGCAGGGGTGGACGGCGACGGGGGACGGGTGGACGCGCGGGCGCTCGACGAAGTCGTCCGGTTCACGTCCGAGCTGATCCGGATCGACACCACCAACCGCGGTGGCGGCGACTGCCGGGAGCGGCCCGCCGCCGAGTACGTGGCGGAGCGGCTCGCGGAGGTGGGGATCGAGCCGTTCCTGCTGGAGCGGAAGCCGGGGCGGACCAATGTGGTGGCCCGGGTTCCGGGCGCGGACCCGGTGGCGGGGGCGCTGCTCGTCCACGGGCACCTGGACGTGGTGCCGGCCGAGCCGGCGGACTGGGCCGAGCACCCGTTCTCGGGCGAGGTGCGGGACGGCGTCGTCTGGGGGCGCGGCGCGCTCGACATGAAGAACACGGACGCGATGGTGCTGGCCGTGGTCCGCGCCTGGGCGCGCGCGGGGGTGATGCCGCCGCGCGACATCGTGCTGGCGTTCACCGCGGACGAGGAGGACAAGGGGGAGGCCGGCGCCGGCTTCCTCGCGGACGAGCACGCCGCGCTGTTCGAGGGCTGCACCGAGGCGATCGGCGAGTCGGGCGCGTACACCGTCCACGGGGCCGGCGGGCTGCGGCTGTACCCGGTGGCGGCGGGGGAGCGCGGTTCGGCGTGGGTGGAGCTGAGGGCCCGGGGCACGGCCGGGCACGGGTCCAAGGTGAACCGGGAGAACGCGGTGGCCAGGCTGGCCGCCGCCGTCACCCGGATCGCCGAGTACGAGTGGCCGGTCCGGCTCACCCCCGTCGTACGGGCCGCGCTGCGGGAACTCGCCGCCGCCCACGGCATCGACGTCGACCGCGACGGGCCGCGGCCGGAGGAGGTGGAGGAACTGCTGGGCAAGCTGGGTCCCGCCGCCAAGCTGGTGGCCGCGACCGTCCGGAACAGCGCCAACCCCACCATGCTCAGCGCCGGTTACAAAATCAACGTGATCCCGGGGACGGCCACCGCGTTCGTCGACGGCCGGACCGTGCCGGGCGGGGACGAGGAGTTCGCCGCCACCCTGGACCGGCTCACCGGCCCGGACGTGGACTGGACGTTCTTCCACCGCGAGCGGGCCCTGCAAGCGCCGGTGGACGCCCCGGTGTTCGCCCGGATGCGGGCCGCGCTGGAGCACTTCGACCCGGACGCGTACGTGGTGCCGTTCTGCATGTCCGGCGGCACGGACGCCAAGCAGTTCTCCCGGCTGGGCGTCGCCGGTTACGGCTTCTCGCCGCTGCGGCTGCCCCCGGGCTTCGACTACCAGGGGCTGTTCCACGGCGTCGACGAGCGGGTGCCCGTGGACGCCCTGCACTTCGGCGTGCGGGTCCTGGACCGTTTTGTGATGCACGAGGCGAGCCCCCGCTCGTCCCACCACCCCCTGCCCGAGGAGGCGTAG
- a CDS encoding nuclear transport factor 2 family protein, giving the protein MQEETARSAIDTFISAFNASDDSYVTALLSQALTSDVVLWGPLGRIEGIAAVERFVLDIRRHPAGAGTMVRCSAVDMPDEWARYRWVFTMPDGGPRLAGTDVVHLRRSLIDQVIVFAGEIEPSAS; this is encoded by the coding sequence ATGCAGGAAGAGACGGCACGCTCCGCGATCGACACGTTCATCTCCGCGTTCAACGCCTCGGACGACAGCTATGTGACTGCCCTGCTCTCGCAGGCCCTGACCTCAGATGTGGTCCTCTGGGGGCCGTTGGGCCGCATCGAAGGGATCGCGGCGGTCGAGCGGTTCGTGCTGGACATCCGGCGCCACCCGGCGGGGGCCGGCACGATGGTGCGCTGCTCGGCGGTGGACATGCCGGACGAGTGGGCCCGGTACCGGTGGGTCTTCACCATGCCGGACGGAGGCCCCCGCCTGGCGGGAACGGACGTCGTCCATCTGCGTCGGAGCCTCATCGACCAGGTCATCGTCTTCGCGGGGGAGATCGAGCCGTCCGCCTCCTGA
- a CDS encoding diacylglycerol/lipid kinase family protein, translating into MGRGRLCPLQENAQENAQKDAQENAIHTTRRPRSRAGPAARLLAWCALVAATAAVAVLLLALGEGGLLVSGAGVLGLVVCAAGLWWFVSRRGPVRLFGALVAVAAPVGVLVFFARSGLWLIAVISTLCWAAAAACGRAALHRARPPRSQRPVRARRPERAVLIMNPRSGGGKVGRFDLVRRAERLGARVILLDPSDPVDVGELAREAVGDGADLLGVAGGDGTQALVAAVAAEHGLPFLVISAGTRNHFAMDLGLDRADPARCLDALTDGEEMRIDLGDVAGRPFVNTVSFGVYADIVQSPEYRDDKAGTALKLMPDLLAREGARRLDARVDGTLLAGQQALLVSNNPYASPDELSGGGRRTVLDSGELGVIGIRVENAARAAELAVRGSQAPGLTVTTARRVEVTAGGPQTPAEEARIPVAVDGEALWLRTPVVCSVRPGALRVLLPRDRPGVPPSASPADWRKLLALACGSAEPTASGESPDRPL; encoded by the coding sequence GTGGGACGGGGACGGCTCTGCCCCCTCCAGGAGAACGCCCAGGAGAACGCCCAGAAGGACGCCCAGGAGAACGCCATACACACGACACGAAGGCCCCGGTCGCGGGCCGGCCCGGCCGCTCGGCTGCTCGCGTGGTGCGCCCTGGTCGCGGCGACGGCCGCTGTGGCGGTGCTGCTGCTCGCGCTGGGCGAGGGTGGGCTGCTCGTGTCCGGGGCCGGTGTCCTCGGGTTGGTGGTCTGCGCCGCCGGCCTCTGGTGGTTCGTGTCCCGGCGCGGTCCGGTGCGGCTGTTCGGGGCCTTGGTGGCCGTCGCGGCGCCGGTCGGCGTGCTGGTGTTCTTCGCGCGGAGCGGTCTGTGGCTGATCGCCGTGATCTCCACCCTGTGCTGGGCGGCCGCGGCGGCCTGCGGCCGAGCGGCGCTGCACCGGGCGCGGCCGCCCCGGTCGCAGCGGCCCGTCCGCGCACGCCGCCCGGAGCGGGCGGTGCTGATCATGAACCCCAGGTCGGGCGGCGGCAAGGTCGGCCGCTTCGACCTCGTCAGGCGGGCGGAGCGACTGGGCGCGCGGGTGATCCTGCTGGACCCGTCGGACCCGGTCGACGTGGGCGAACTGGCCCGCGAGGCCGTGGGAGACGGCGCCGACCTGCTCGGCGTCGCCGGCGGCGACGGCACTCAGGCGCTGGTCGCGGCCGTCGCCGCCGAACACGGGCTGCCGTTCCTGGTGATCTCCGCGGGCACCCGCAACCACTTCGCCATGGACCTCGGACTCGACCGCGCCGACCCGGCCCGCTGCCTCGACGCCCTGACCGACGGCGAGGAGATGCGGATCGACCTCGGCGACGTCGCCGGCCGTCCCTTCGTCAACACGGTGTCCTTCGGTGTGTACGCGGACATCGTGCAGAGCCCCGAGTACCGCGACGACAAGGCGGGTACCGCCCTGAAGCTCATGCCGGACCTCCTGGCCCGGGAGGGCGCGCGCCGGCTCGACGCGCGCGTGGACGGCACCCTGCTCGCGGGGCAGCAGGCGCTGTTGGTCAGCAACAACCCGTACGCCTCCCCCGACGAGTTGAGCGGCGGCGGGCGCCGGACCGTGCTCGACAGCGGCGAGCTGGGCGTGATCGGGATCAGGGTGGAGAACGCGGCGCGGGCGGCGGAGCTGGCCGTACGGGGCTCGCAGGCGCCGGGGCTCACCGTGACGACCGCGCGGCGGGTCGAGGTGACCGCCGGGGGACCGCAGACCCCGGCGGAGGAGGCGCGGATCCCGGTCGCGGTGGACGGGGAGGCGCTGTGGCTTCGCACGCCGGTCGTCTGCTCGGTACGACCCGGCGCACTGCGGGTGCTGCTGCCGCGCGACCGGCCCGGCGTACCGCCATCGGCGTCGCCGGCCGACTGGCGGAAACTGCTCGCCCTCGCCTGCGGTTCCGCCGAGCCCACCGCATCAGGCGAGAGCCCTGACCGGCCGCTGTGA